From a region of the Nyctibius grandis isolate bNycGra1 chromosome 10, bNycGra1.pri, whole genome shotgun sequence genome:
- the LOC137668092 gene encoding basic proline-rich protein-like → MGMSVPEPNSASHGPQGTERWRRHPQHGSLDALTAPVRLRAVPERPHRPGGPTPRRDASGRAREGRWCGPASPVAGGGGLPGEPPGGDRGPGGGRRPPPGGGQRLPPSPRYKGGPGGRGPQERSARRPRRPEEALQAQTAAAAAPLPTASPGGQPRAVGPAGRPLPGPEPPFRRSRRRPPGHREAWSPPRAPPARPGPARSRTHPPVPLPLPLPAPPRPPPANIRPAHRTSTAHWLPPGWGAGRRAQSTPGRWRPPRRAAPESDPGGDRAPPGPGLAPAPAVEEPAPALQPFSRAPPGPPRSRQCRSFPPPAPAPCPPCSALQLPGHRRPRSPRRLLTAAAAWPRPRGPDKGERQAGGPQAAGAEPGLGCPVPSRCRSPGSRAAAEPGPAPSPEQPHPGCSPDPPGYRDWRTGRQKGGLLRCRAGSGESAPHPSRS, encoded by the coding sequence GGCCCCCAGGGTACGGAGCGCTGGAGACGCCACCCCCAGCACGGCTCCCTCGATGCTCTCACGGCTCCCGTGAGGCTGCGGGCCGTACCGGAGCGACCGCACCGACCAGGGGGGCCAACACCCCGCCGGGACGCATCGGGGCGGGCCCGGGAGGGACGCTGGTGTGGCCCAGCCAGCCCCgtggccggcggcgggggcctcCCAGGAGAACCCCCAGGCGGGGACCGCGGCCCGGGAGGCGGCAGGAGACCCCCCCCGGGCGGGGGCCAGCGCCTGCCGCCCTCCCCGCGCTACAAAGGGGGCCCTGGCGGGAGAGGCCCGCAGGAGCGGAGCGcacgccggccccgccgccccgagGAAGCGCTCCAGGCCCAAaccgcagccgccgccgccccgctccccacagcctcccccggcgggcagccccgggccgTCGGCCCAGCAGGCcggcccctgcccggccccgagCCGCCATTCCGCCGCTCCCGCCGGCGGCCTCCCGGGCACAGAGAGGCCTGGAGcccgccccgcgctcccccggcccggcccggcccggcccggtccCGCACTCACCCCCCGGTCCCGCTCCCGCTCCCCCTGCCggcgccgccgcggccgccccccgcaAACATCCGCCCCGCCCACCGCACCTCAACCGCCCATTGGCTGCCGCCTGGCTGGGGGGCGGGGCGCCGGGCGCAGAGCACGCCGGGACGGTGGCGGCCTccgcggcgggcggccccggAGAGCGATCCCGGCGGGGACCGGgcgccccccggcccgggccTGGCCCCTGCGCCCGCGGTGGAGGAGCCGGCGCCGGCCCTGCAGCCCTTCTCCCGCGCCCCTCCGGGCCCGCCGCGGTCCCGGCAGTGTCGGTCTTTCccaccgcccgccccggcgccgTGTCCGCCCTGCTCGGCCCTGCAGCTCCCGGGGCAccgccggccccgcagcccccgccgcctcctAACAGCCGCGGCCGCCTGGCCCCGTCCCCGCGGCCCGGACAAGGGGGAGCGGCAGGCTGGAGGGCCCCAGGCCGCCGGGGCCGAGCCGGGCCTTGGCTGCCCGGTGCCATCGCGCTGTCGCTCCCCGGGCTCACGGGCCGCCGCAGAGCCGGGCCCGGCTcccagccccgagcagccccacCCCGGCTGCAGCCCCGACCCCCCCGGTTACCGGGACTGGAGAACAGGCCGGCAGAAAGGCGGTTTATTGaggtgcagggcagggagcggggaAAGCGCTCCTCACCCTTCCCGCTCGTAA